One Methylomonas sp. LL1 DNA window includes the following coding sequences:
- a CDS encoding arsenate reductase ArsC: protein MNVLFLCTGNSCRSLMGEALFNHLAREGWHALSAGSKPLGRLNSRALALLEEKGISTSGYFSKSWNDLPLTPDIVISVCGNAANETCPAYLGPALRAHWGVEDPAHAEGSEAEIKAAFETAYAILRHRIETFLALPLNELANDRERLKVELDRIGNLLP, encoded by the coding sequence ATGAATGTATTGTTTCTTTGCACCGGTAACTCCTGCCGCTCCCTGATGGGCGAAGCCCTTTTCAACCACCTGGCCCGTGAAGGCTGGCATGCGCTCAGCGCCGGCAGCAAGCCTTTAGGCAGACTGAACAGCCGAGCATTGGCCTTGCTTGAAGAGAAAGGTATATCGACCTCGGGCTATTTCAGCAAATCCTGGAATGATCTGCCCTTGACGCCGGATATTGTTATCAGTGTTTGCGGCAACGCAGCCAACGAAACATGTCCCGCCTACCTCGGCCCTGCGTTGCGCGCTCATTGGGGCGTGGAAGACCCTGCGCACGCAGAAGGCAGCGAAGCCGAAATCAAAGCAGCTTTCGAGACCGCTTACGCCATTTTGCGCCATCGCATCGAAACCTTTCTGGCCTTGCCCTTGAACGAATTGGCCAACGACCGCGAGCGCTTGAAAGTCGAATTGGACCGCATCGGCAACCTGTTACCTTAA
- a CDS encoding ArsR/SmtB family transcription factor, which yields MDTQLATTIFESLASGVRLDVYRLLVKNAPDGLVAGEIAAQLGLPPTNLSFHLKAMTYSGLINVTSEGRYQRYRANLTLMRDLIAYLTAECCTGHPQQCFESDSTADCCDTKPIPSSTQADS from the coding sequence ATGGATACTCAACTTGCCACAACAATCTTCGAATCGCTGGCCTCCGGCGTAAGGCTGGACGTTTACCGGCTGCTGGTCAAAAACGCGCCCGACGGTTTGGTCGCCGGCGAAATCGCCGCGCAACTGGGCTTGCCGCCCACCAATCTGTCCTTTCATCTGAAGGCGATGACCTACTCCGGGCTGATCAACGTCACCTCCGAGGGCCGTTACCAACGCTATAGGGCCAATTTAACCCTGATGCGGGATTTGATCGCTTATCTGACCGCCGAATGCTGCACCGGCCATCCCCAGCAGTGTTTCGAATCAGATTCGACAGCGGACTGCTGCGACACCAAACCCATTCCTTCATCCACCCAAGCGGACTCTTGA
- a CDS encoding DUF5610 domain-containing protein, translated as MLEEDDSSTINARLPDPQVYTVVSSARSNEALSENSAVSTLAKTKSQQNAAIVQASLDVSIQSKNEPLALLLKTAITGINELLKSEFGVDAIQAAASQDNTPTGTAGRILSLSTGFFEAFKRNHSDENPNDVLTKFMDTIRSGFEKGAKEAQGILKSLGVLGGDIASNIDKTLELVRQGYIDFEDAQRSSLLRTSNGSPADPQAKPVSTQIQ; from the coding sequence ATGCTTGAAGAAGATGATTCATCAACGATTAATGCCCGCCTGCCAGATCCTCAGGTCTACACTGTGGTGTCCAGCGCCCGTTCGAACGAAGCACTGTCGGAAAATTCGGCGGTATCGACGTTAGCCAAGACAAAGAGCCAACAGAATGCCGCCATTGTCCAGGCATCGCTTGATGTGTCTATCCAGTCGAAAAACGAGCCACTTGCTTTGCTCCTGAAGACGGCGATCACCGGGATCAATGAATTGCTAAAATCAGAATTTGGCGTCGATGCTATTCAGGCCGCCGCCAGTCAGGACAACACCCCCACCGGCACGGCGGGCCGCATTTTGTCGCTCTCGACTGGCTTTTTTGAGGCATTCAAGCGGAACCATTCAGACGAAAACCCTAACGACGTGTTGACCAAATTCATGGATACCATTCGCAGTGGGTTCGAGAAAGGTGCTAAAGAAGCCCAAGGAATCCTGAAGAGCTTGGGGGTTCTCGGCGGCGATATAGCCAGCAACATCGATAAGACCCTAGAACTGGTCCGGCAAGGCTATATCGACTTTGAAGACGCGCAACGTAGCAGTCTATTGCGCACCTCAAACGGGAGTCCGGCGGACCCTCAGGCAAAACCTGTCTCGACACAAATTCAATAA
- the murI gene encoding glutamate racemase: MTALGNDAPIGVFDSGVGGLSVLHAIHAKLPEENLIYVADSGNAPYGDRDAGFIAARATKITEILLTRGAKAIVVACNTVSVVAIERIRSWCPVPVVAMEPAIKPAAQNTRTGVIGVLATRQTIASPSVARLCQSHGQNIEILLQPCPGLVEQVEKAELLSDASRALLVEYISPLLAAGADTLVLGCTHYPFLAQLIRDIVGPDVAIVDPAVAVARQVARRLGDQCVSTPHPRPAEARFFSSADPDDARTIISVLWGQNVTVQGIE; encoded by the coding sequence ATGACAGCCCTTGGCAACGACGCCCCCATCGGGGTATTTGACTCAGGCGTGGGCGGATTGTCCGTTCTCCACGCCATCCACGCCAAGCTTCCCGAGGAAAACTTGATTTACGTCGCCGACTCCGGCAACGCGCCCTACGGCGACCGGGATGCTGGCTTTATAGCCGCTAGGGCCACCAAGATTACCGAGATTCTGCTCACCCGGGGCGCCAAGGCAATCGTAGTTGCCTGCAACACGGTCAGCGTGGTGGCGATCGAGAGGATTCGCTCATGGTGCCCGGTGCCGGTGGTAGCGATGGAACCGGCCATTAAGCCGGCGGCGCAAAACACCAGAACCGGCGTTATCGGGGTACTGGCTACCCGCCAGACTATCGCCAGCCCCAGCGTCGCCAGGCTCTGCCAATCCCACGGCCAGAATATCGAAATCCTGTTGCAGCCCTGCCCCGGCTTGGTGGAGCAAGTCGAAAAGGCTGAGTTGCTCAGCGACGCGAGCCGTGCTCTGTTGGTCGAATACATCTCGCCGCTGCTGGCGGCCGGCGCCGATACGCTGGTGCTGGGATGTACGCACTATCCCTTTCTCGCTCAACTCATCCGCGACATCGTCGGGCCGGACGTTGCGATCGTCGATCCGGCCGTAGCAGTTGCGCGGCAAGTCGCTCGCCGACTCGGCGACCAGTGTGTATCGACACCCCACCCCCGTCCGGCGGAAGCAAGATTTTTCTCAAGCGCCGATCCCGATGACGCGCGCACGATCATATCGGTATTGTGGGGCCAAAACGTGACGGTTCAGGGTATCGAATAA
- a CDS encoding IS110 family transposase, which yields MTNLPINAIAESIHRLFAGVDVGADELVLVIRKNGKSFDPQKYANTRSDRARLVNKLIKLPGIKVCLEATGIYHFDLAIALHDAGIPVMVVNPKASHNFAKVLMRNSKTDAVDANTLAEYVERMDFVAWTRPSNQTLALRGFARRIDALTGQKAAAKNHLHALSATQETPKALLRDAKLAISQLEKRIDTLAAEAMTLINQHPELKRVFELLTGIKGIAQTSAIALMGELLLLPPNLSHREWVKFAGLDPKAFESGKSVHKKMRLSKAGNRHIRSALYMPALSAKQHDPHVSAYFQHLVDNGKKPLQAVCAVMRKLLHAIHGMLKHDQPFDNTRFYVIPTPIIAE from the coding sequence ATGACGAACCTCCCAATCAATGCCATCGCTGAATCTATCCACCGCCTGTTTGCCGGCGTGGATGTCGGAGCCGATGAATTGGTGCTGGTGATCCGCAAGAACGGCAAGTCGTTCGATCCACAAAAATATGCCAATACCCGCTCTGACCGTGCCCGCTTGGTCAACAAGCTGATCAAGCTGCCGGGCATCAAAGTCTGCCTGGAAGCCACCGGCATTTACCATTTCGACCTGGCAATTGCGTTGCATGACGCCGGTATTCCCGTGATGGTCGTCAATCCCAAGGCCTCGCATAACTTCGCCAAGGTGTTGATGAGAAACAGCAAAACCGATGCCGTTGATGCCAATACCCTGGCCGAATACGTCGAGCGCATGGACTTTGTCGCCTGGACCCGGCCATCGAATCAGACCCTGGCTTTGCGCGGGTTTGCCCGCCGCATTGATGCGCTGACCGGTCAGAAAGCTGCCGCGAAAAACCATCTGCATGCACTGAGTGCGACTCAGGAAACTCCAAAGGCGTTGCTGCGCGATGCCAAGCTGGCGATCAGTCAATTGGAAAAACGCATCGATACCTTGGCCGCCGAAGCGATGACCTTGATCAACCAGCACCCGGAACTCAAGCGTGTTTTTGAGTTGCTGACCGGCATCAAAGGCATTGCCCAAACCAGCGCCATTGCTTTGATGGGCGAACTGCTGTTATTGCCACCCAACCTGTCGCATCGCGAATGGGTCAAGTTTGCCGGGCTCGATCCCAAAGCCTTTGAATCCGGCAAAAGCGTACATAAGAAAATGCGGCTGTCCAAGGCGGGTAACCGGCATATTCGCTCGGCATTGTATATGCCGGCCTTGAGCGCCAAACAGCATGATCCCCATGTCAGCGCTTATTTCCAGCACTTGGTCGACAACGGCAAGAAACCTTTACAGGCCGTCTGCGCAGTGATGCGTAAATTACTGCATGCGATCCATGGCATGCTAAAGCACGACCAGCCGTTCGATAACACACGGTTTTATGTCATTCCGACACCCATCATCGCTGAGTGA
- a CDS encoding fatty acid desaturase family protein, with protein MSLNSYQSVDREQLAKDITQIHQQALTNIGLEDFNHLKSMERWGKVCSIIGYGTAWLMPNPISALFISQGSFTRWTQVGHPIVHRAYDKVDGADKNYTSKKFARGWRRFLDWPDWFTTEGWHHEHDVLHHYKLGEKADPNNAQHNMEWLRQSSLPMWQRYVIVALFSGIWKFIYYTPRTHKELVLNAARQQDRPAPETTRLGAWSWFTPQGRALWLQSVLPYIGYRFVLLPLLFLPLGTFAAVSVLINSILAEILTNMHSFLVMIPNHAGDDVMMFDEKAKGKGEFYLRQILGSVNYPTGSNFNDFFYGWLNYQIEHHLWPDMPLSQYQKLQPQVEALCKKHNIPYCQQSVFKRLLKAVDVMVGKTSMLKPAIAS; from the coding sequence TTGAGTTTAAATAGTTACCAGTCGGTCGATCGCGAGCAATTAGCCAAGGACATCACCCAAATTCATCAACAAGCCTTGACCAATATTGGGCTCGAGGATTTTAACCATTTAAAAAGCATGGAGCGCTGGGGGAAAGTGTGCTCTATCATCGGCTACGGCACGGCCTGGCTGATGCCCAATCCTATTTCCGCGCTGTTCATCAGCCAAGGCAGTTTCACGCGTTGGACGCAAGTGGGGCATCCAATAGTACATAGAGCCTATGACAAAGTTGACGGCGCGGACAAAAATTACACCAGTAAAAAATTTGCGAGGGGCTGGCGGCGCTTCCTGGATTGGCCGGATTGGTTTACCACGGAGGGTTGGCATCACGAACATGATGTATTGCATCATTACAAACTGGGTGAAAAAGCCGACCCGAACAATGCGCAGCACAACATGGAATGGCTCAGACAATCCAGTCTGCCGATGTGGCAACGCTATGTGATCGTAGCGTTATTTTCCGGCATCTGGAAGTTTATTTATTACACCCCCCGCACTCATAAGGAATTGGTTCTCAATGCCGCCCGGCAACAAGACCGACCCGCGCCAGAAACCACCCGTCTCGGGGCCTGGAGTTGGTTTACACCACAAGGACGAGCGCTATGGCTGCAAAGTGTTTTGCCGTATATCGGTTATCGTTTTGTACTGCTGCCGTTGTTGTTCTTGCCATTGGGCACATTTGCCGCCGTCAGCGTATTGATCAACTCCATACTGGCGGAAATTTTGACCAATATGCACAGTTTTCTAGTGATGATTCCCAATCATGCCGGCGACGATGTGATGATGTTCGACGAAAAAGCCAAGGGCAAGGGCGAGTTTTACTTGAGGCAGATATTGGGTTCGGTCAATTATCCGACCGGGTCCAATTTCAATGACTTTTTCTATGGCTGGTTGAATTATCAAATCGAGCATCACTTATGGCCGGATATGCCGTTAAGCCAATATCAGAAATTGCAGCCACAAGTGGAGGCATTGTGCAAAAAGCATAATATCCCATATTGCCAACAATCCGTTTTTAAGCGCCTGCTGAAAGCGGTGGATGTGATGGTGGGCAAAACCTCTATGCTGAAGCCGGCGATTGCGTCATGA
- a CDS encoding DUF3422 family protein: MTTLFQIPQNHPQRFVLHNEVHARASSILSLPVRASYLALSLSSEEKALERRHLKALCERFGVTPPDNDADHFSANFDAFQMSWEQHGEFSTYSFYAYDSDGEPFSDPALKKVPVDWLSRINGQVIVAAHASVVSAADVNYQDEMDLSPLMAYFAGNPIVGSKVTGGAAAVFTDFRIHVDGFSRFLVVNHNLRTAQAGRLLHRLFDIEVYRVMALLAFPIARKLYPELKKADRQLYTITNSMTQPDNDDAKLLDELTALAAEVENHISTHQFRFAAASAYYQLVGQRLSDLREVRIQGIQTLGEFMKRRLEPAMTTCNSVSHRFTLVSERVSNASQLLRTKVDILIERQNQGLLSSMALRAKMQLRMQQMVEGISMVAITYYAASLIGKIAEALHGLGWHVDAELVEGVSIPFILVIIAISTKRIHKIIASTTDS, encoded by the coding sequence GTGACCACCTTATTTCAAATCCCCCAAAATCATCCGCAACGGTTTGTCTTGCATAACGAAGTCCATGCCAGGGCATCGTCTATTTTGAGTTTGCCGGTTAGAGCCAGCTATCTTGCATTGTCGCTATCCAGCGAGGAAAAAGCACTGGAACGCCGGCATCTGAAGGCGCTGTGCGAACGATTCGGCGTTACACCGCCGGACAATGACGCCGATCACTTCAGCGCCAATTTCGATGCGTTTCAAATGAGCTGGGAGCAACACGGAGAATTCAGCACTTACAGTTTTTATGCTTACGACTCGGATGGAGAGCCGTTTTCGGACCCCGCTTTAAAAAAAGTTCCGGTTGATTGGTTATCGCGGATCAACGGGCAAGTGATCGTTGCGGCTCATGCTAGCGTGGTGTCGGCGGCGGACGTGAATTATCAGGACGAAATGGACTTGTCGCCTTTAATGGCATACTTTGCCGGCAACCCTATCGTCGGCTCCAAAGTGACCGGTGGTGCCGCCGCCGTTTTCACCGATTTCCGGATTCATGTGGATGGCTTCAGCCGTTTTTTGGTGGTGAATCATAATTTAAGAACCGCGCAGGCCGGGCGGCTGTTGCATCGGTTATTCGATATTGAAGTTTACCGGGTCATGGCGCTATTGGCGTTTCCGATCGCGCGCAAATTGTATCCGGAACTAAAGAAGGCCGATCGGCAGTTGTATACCATCACTAACTCGATGACACAGCCGGATAACGACGACGCCAAACTGCTGGATGAATTAACGGCATTGGCGGCGGAAGTGGAAAACCATATTTCGACCCATCAATTCCGTTTTGCCGCCGCCAGCGCTTACTATCAACTGGTCGGGCAACGCCTGTCGGACTTGCGTGAAGTGCGGATTCAAGGCATTCAAACCTTGGGCGAATTCATGAAACGGCGCCTGGAACCGGCCATGACTACCTGCAATTCGGTATCGCACCGTTTCACATTGGTTTCGGAACGCGTCAGCAATGCCAGCCAGTTATTGCGTACCAAGGTTGATATTCTGATCGAACGGCAAAATCAAGGCTTGTTATCGTCGATGGCCTTGCGGGCGAAAATGCAGTTGCGCATGCAACAAATGGTTGAAGGTATCTCGATGGTGGCCATTACCTATTATGCCGCAAGCCTAATCGGCAAAATCGCCGAAGCCTTGCATGGCCTGGGTTGGCATGTTGATGCCGAACTGGTTGAGGGAGTATCGATTCCTTTTATTTTGGTCATCATCGCCATCAGTACCAAACGGATTCATAAAATTATTGCCAGCACTACCGATTCGTAG
- a CDS encoding PilZ domain-containing protein, with product MPATAPNNKKSNRRHAFRVYEQANLFYQKIEHDQPTDTPPQFDNVLQDYSQHQSADRSTADSSFPFSQSKENDTLNVNISSSGIAFTCEDKLQPGDFLMLRILLLSSMTAVMSCCKVVYCKPSNPFESDRYPYSIGAQFVNITREDSELLKRFVDGRKKRQWILNGFIALLLLTILAAPDQAFDLLLSVEHQLLEIVLHLSHIAFEYLELGLDHIVEHLFHTDRHQTQLIVFYLLATLGLGALYFLGRMLPAIFLRLKNSLLQYWSRKKSSCLYYWSEQTLANKIKIIGLGSTAVACYVYFGM from the coding sequence ATGCCAGCGACAGCGCCAAACAACAAAAAATCAAATCGCAGGCATGCGTTTCGGGTATATGAACAGGCAAATCTGTTTTACCAAAAAATTGAGCACGATCAACCGACCGACACCCCGCCTCAGTTTGACAACGTTTTACAGGATTACAGCCAACATCAATCAGCCGACCGCTCGACCGCCGATTCATCATTTCCATTCTCGCAAAGCAAGGAAAACGACACACTGAATGTCAATATTAGTTCCAGCGGCATTGCTTTTACCTGCGAGGACAAGTTACAACCCGGCGACTTTCTGATGCTCAGAATCCTTTTGCTATCCAGCATGACGGCCGTCATGAGCTGCTGCAAAGTGGTTTATTGCAAACCCAGCAATCCTTTCGAAAGCGACCGCTACCCTTATTCAATCGGTGCTCAATTTGTCAATATTACGCGCGAAGATAGCGAGTTATTGAAGCGATTTGTCGACGGAAGAAAAAAACGGCAATGGATCTTGAACGGGTTTATAGCCCTTTTATTATTGACTATTTTGGCGGCTCCCGACCAAGCTTTCGATCTACTGCTCAGCGTGGAACACCAACTGCTTGAGATAGTTTTGCACCTATCGCACATAGCTTTCGAATACCTGGAATTGGGATTGGATCATATCGTTGAACACCTGTTCCACACCGACCGCCATCAGACTCAACTGATCGTATTTTATCTACTGGCCACGTTGGGGCTTGGCGCATTGTACTTTTTGGGCCGGATGCTCCCCGCGATTTTCCTGCGGTTGAAAAACAGCCTACTTCAATACTGGTCACGCAAGAAATCCAGCTGCCTTTATTATTGGAGCGAACAGACCTTAGCAAATAAAATCAAAATTATCGGCTTGGGAAGCACCGCGGTAGCCTGCTATGTTTACTTCGGCATGTGA
- a CDS encoding DUF2799 domain-containing protein, translating into MQEKSHLQRLIGFLSIIFLAGCATLSQEECVRGDWFGLGIRDGHAGETNSRLYEHQKACSEYGIALNNEAYFAGREQGLWDYCRLDNAFRTGLEGQPYRHVCPPSIDALFQRYHSAAFAVYAARADLDRLDDELSSREYNLQDKKLTDKERARIRHDIRDLDRRRDQLRHDLYYHERLLDDFRREANSYR; encoded by the coding sequence ATGCAAGAGAAAAGTCATTTGCAACGCTTAATTGGGTTTCTGAGTATCATTTTTTTAGCCGGCTGCGCCACGTTAAGTCAGGAAGAATGCGTGCGCGGTGATTGGTTTGGATTGGGTATTCGCGACGGCCATGCCGGTGAAACAAATAGCCGCCTTTATGAGCACCAAAAGGCTTGCTCTGAATATGGCATTGCGCTGAATAATGAAGCGTATTTTGCCGGGCGCGAGCAAGGGCTGTGGGACTACTGTCGGCTTGATAACGCCTTTAGAACCGGTTTGGAGGGGCAACCGTATCGTCACGTGTGTCCGCCATCAATCGATGCCTTGTTTCAGCGCTACCATTCCGCTGCTTTTGCTGTTTATGCGGCGCGCGCCGATCTGGATAGGCTCGATGACGAACTTTCCAGTAGGGAATACAATCTGCAAGATAAAAAATTAACCGATAAAGAGCGGGCAAGGATTCGTCACGACATTAGGGATTTGGATCGCAGGCGCGACCAGCTACGCCATGACCTGTATTACCACGAGCGGCTACTGGATGATTTCCGCCGCGAAGCCAATTCATATCGCTAA
- a CDS encoding heavy metal translocating P-type ATPase metal-binding domain-containing protein — translation MNDNKKQCDLCGLDVEVEGFELKTIEGDKRFCCEGCKGIYQMLHEDQVLAETPDDAKN, via the coding sequence ATGAATGATAATAAAAAACAGTGTGATCTTTGCGGTCTGGATGTCGAAGTCGAAGGGTTTGAACTAAAAACCATTGAAGGTGACAAACGCTTCTGTTGCGAAGGATGCAAGGGCATTTATCAGATGTTGCATGAAGATCAGGTATTAGCCGAAACACCCGACGATGCAAAAAATTAA
- a CDS encoding heavy metal translocating P-type ATPase — translation MDSDIRDYKHFTIQHQLTNRVRIITPVLKDDPERGYILEILLKKRPEISVVRSVFGIGSVVVEFDSSRLPKKNLLIMLDAVLGNIAQKQPTVKNNKKKQFEGPVQDIDLAVEGMSCASCALLIEMVLNRDERVKTASVNFATQTVNVQGQLSKADVVHQIEKLGYSALMVDTLSQRKKLIEKEHHRIDAARRRFVWAGLLTIPVVGVAMAMNTSRWAHWLQFALTTQVVFGTGSQFFGKAYRLAKQRAANMDTLIALGVGSAYGYSVPSLFRQRGHVYFEAAAAIITFVLLGRYLEERAKGKAGEAIRKLVDLQPQTATLLKDGQEIVVDVDEVLVGDWVLVRPGERIPTDGKVVFGLSTVDEAMVTGESMPVVKNIGDAVIGGCVNGNGVLHVETTAVGMDTVLAGIVHMVDQAQATKLPIQKQVDKISAVFVPSVMAISAATLFGWMLAGAPFAFAFGNAITVLLIACPCALGLATPAAIMVGTGQAAKKGVYIRNGESLEVASHLNAIVFDKTGTITEGRPKVSEVFNLSGFDDAVLVTLAASAEHGSEHFLGKAIVEFARQKNIELRECSYFYSETGRGIRAEVDGYKLLLGNQDWLRSQNTDISKLELAADRFAEQGKTPVFMAINGEAAAIFAIADNPRPEAAAAIMRLHELGIKTLMVTGDTEKTAYYIADRVGIADVVANAKPDEKLRIIQQLQSEGFRVGMIGDGINDAPALAAANVGFAIGSGTDVAIESADLTLVQGDISKVTETIELSAFTIRVIKQNLFWAFGYNTIAIPVAAWGKLNPMIASAAMALSSVSVIVNSLRLNK, via the coding sequence ATGGACTCCGATATTCGCGATTACAAACATTTTACTATTCAGCATCAATTAACAAACCGTGTCCGCATCATTACCCCGGTGTTGAAAGACGATCCGGAGCGCGGCTATATCCTGGAAATTCTGCTGAAAAAACGCCCGGAAATCAGCGTTGTTCGATCGGTTTTCGGGATCGGTTCGGTGGTGGTCGAATTTGACTCCAGCCGCCTGCCGAAAAAAAACCTGTTGATCATGCTGGATGCGGTGTTGGGTAATATCGCTCAAAAACAGCCGACGGTTAAGAACAACAAGAAAAAGCAGTTCGAAGGCCCGGTGCAGGACATCGATTTGGCGGTGGAAGGCATGAGCTGCGCCTCTTGTGCCTTATTGATCGAAATGGTGCTGAACCGCGACGAGCGAGTCAAAACCGCCAGCGTCAATTTCGCCACCCAAACCGTCAATGTGCAGGGGCAGTTGAGCAAGGCTGATGTGGTGCATCAAATCGAAAAACTGGGCTATAGCGCCTTGATGGTGGATACCCTATCGCAAAGAAAGAAGCTCATCGAAAAGGAGCATCATCGAATTGACGCGGCCCGGCGTCGATTTGTATGGGCAGGGCTTTTGACCATACCCGTGGTCGGCGTGGCGATGGCGATGAATACCTCGCGTTGGGCGCACTGGTTGCAATTTGCCTTGACTACCCAAGTAGTGTTCGGCACCGGCAGCCAATTTTTCGGTAAAGCCTACCGTCTGGCCAAACAGCGAGCGGCCAACATGGATACCCTGATCGCCCTGGGCGTGGGCTCGGCTTATGGCTACAGCGTACCGTCCTTGTTCCGCCAACGCGGTCATGTCTATTTCGAAGCCGCCGCCGCGATTATCACCTTCGTGTTGTTGGGACGCTATCTGGAAGAGCGCGCCAAGGGCAAGGCCGGCGAGGCTATCCGTAAGTTGGTGGATCTACAACCGCAAACCGCCACCTTGCTGAAAGACGGTCAGGAAATCGTGGTCGATGTCGACGAGGTTCTGGTCGGCGATTGGGTGTTGGTGCGGCCTGGGGAACGGATTCCGACCGACGGCAAGGTAGTGTTTGGTTTATCCACGGTCGATGAGGCCATGGTCACCGGTGAAAGCATGCCGGTGGTCAAAAATATTGGCGATGCGGTGATTGGCGGGTGCGTGAACGGCAACGGCGTACTGCATGTGGAAACCACGGCGGTGGGCATGGATACCGTGCTGGCCGGGATTGTACACATGGTCGATCAGGCTCAGGCCACCAAACTACCGATACAAAAACAGGTCGATAAAATTTCCGCCGTTTTCGTGCCGTCGGTTATGGCGATTTCCGCCGCGACTTTGTTCGGCTGGATGTTGGCCGGCGCACCGTTCGCCTTCGCCTTCGGCAACGCGATTACCGTGCTGTTGATAGCCTGTCCCTGCGCGCTGGGTTTGGCGACTCCGGCGGCGATCATGGTCGGTACCGGTCAGGCGGCTAAAAAAGGCGTTTATATCCGCAACGGCGAGAGCCTGGAAGTGGCCAGCCATCTGAATGCGATCGTGTTCGATAAGACCGGCACCATTACCGAAGGCAGACCCAAAGTCAGCGAAGTGTTTAATCTGTCGGGATTTGACGATGCTGTATTGGTAACGCTGGCGGCCTCCGCCGAACACGGTTCCGAACATTTTCTGGGTAAAGCCATCGTCGAGTTTGCCCGCCAAAAAAATATCGAGCTGCGCGAGTGCAGTTATTTTTACAGTGAAACCGGTCGCGGTATCCGCGCCGAAGTGGATGGTTATAAATTATTGCTGGGTAATCAAGACTGGTTGCGTAGTCAAAACACCGATATTTCCAAGTTGGAGTTGGCGGCGGACCGGTTTGCGGAGCAAGGAAAAACTCCGGTATTTATGGCGATCAACGGCGAGGCGGCGGCGATTTTTGCCATTGCCGATAATCCGCGTCCAGAGGCCGCCGCCGCGATTATGCGTTTGCATGAATTGGGCATTAAAACCCTGATGGTGACCGGCGATACCGAAAAAACCGCTTATTACATTGCCGACCGGGTCGGTATCGCCGATGTGGTGGCCAACGCCAAGCCGGACGAAAAATTGCGGATCATTCAGCAGTTGCAGAGCGAGGGGTTTCGGGTCGGCATGATAGGCGACGGTATCAACGATGCGCCGGCGCTGGCGGCGGCCAATGTCGGCTTTGCCATCGGCAGCGGCACCGATGTGGCGATCGAGTCGGCGGATTTGACCCTGGTGCAGGGCGATATTTCCAAGGTCACCGAAACCATAGAGCTCAGCGCATTCACGATACGCGTCATCAAACAAAACTTATTCTGGGCCTTTGGTTATAACACCATCGCAATTCCGGTGGCGGCCTGGGGCAAACTGAATCCGATGATAGCATCGGCGGCGATGGCGTTGAGTTCGGTTTCGGTCATTGTTAACTCATTACGATTAAACAAATAA